Proteins co-encoded in one Candidatus Scalindua japonica genomic window:
- the pyrI gene encoding aspartate carbamoyltransferase regulatory subunit has protein sequence MKKLEVSAIEEGTVIDQIANKSTFKVANILNIQKIEQVVLIGFNLSSKKLGKKGIIKIGGKLLTQEEVNKISLIAPDATVNIIKGSEVVKKFTVDIPDSIEEFMKCFNPNCVSNHQKILSRFHVINKNPIRIRCHYCERHMCVDDIELV, from the coding sequence ATGAAAAAACTAGAGGTTTCAGCAATTGAAGAAGGTACTGTAATTGACCAGATCGCAAATAAAAGCACATTCAAGGTTGCCAATATTTTGAACATCCAGAAAATAGAGCAGGTAGTGCTGATTGGTTTTAATTTGTCCAGCAAGAAGTTAGGTAAAAAAGGTATTATAAAAATCGGCGGTAAGCTACTTACACAGGAGGAGGTAAATAAGATATCACTGATAGCGCCGGATGCTACAGTAAATATCATCAAGGGTTCGGAAGTTGTAAAGAAATTTACTGTTGATATTCCGGACTCTATAGAGGAATTTATGAAATGTTTTAATCCTAATTGTGTAAGTAATCATCAGAAGATACTAAGTAGATTCCATGTAATAAACAAAAATCCTATAAGGATAAGATGTCACTATTGTGAACGTCATATGTGTGTGGATGATATTGAGTTGGTTTGA
- a CDS encoding acetyl-CoA carboxylase carboxyltransferase subunit alpha, with protein MTKGTQTIEDTILELEQRIQELKDDTEQDNSSDQIEQLEKQRLSLQKKMYSNLTPYEIVKIARHHLRPPFSDHLKLIVDDFIELHGDRNYGDDNAIVTGFGTIGGNKALIIGQHKGKTTKERIDSNFGMPNPEGYRKALHKMKLAEKFKLPIVTLIDTPGANPDIGAEERGQAHAIAINIAEMSKLRTPIICIVIGEGGSGGALGIGVGDKFSILEYAYCSVISPEGCAAILWKSKDSTEEAANALHLTAKELYKLKIVDEVIPEPTGAAHNNPEEMSRILKETIVRYIEELQVIPIDKLVDKRYQKYRKIGSFLGGE; from the coding sequence ATGACTAAAGGCACTCAAACAATCGAAGATACAATTCTTGAATTAGAACAACGAATTCAAGAGCTCAAGGATGATACAGAACAAGACAACTCATCTGATCAAATAGAACAACTGGAAAAACAGAGATTAAGCCTCCAGAAGAAAATGTATTCCAACCTTACCCCATACGAAATTGTAAAAATTGCACGTCATCATTTAAGACCACCTTTCTCTGATCATCTTAAACTGATAGTTGATGATTTTATAGAGCTCCACGGAGATCGCAATTACGGGGACGATAACGCAATAGTCACAGGTTTTGGTACTATTGGAGGCAATAAGGCCCTGATTATAGGTCAACATAAAGGAAAAACAACAAAAGAGAGAATTGACAGTAATTTTGGGATGCCCAATCCCGAAGGTTACAGAAAAGCATTACACAAAATGAAACTGGCAGAGAAATTTAAGCTACCTATAGTTACCCTAATCGACACACCGGGTGCAAATCCTGATATAGGAGCAGAGGAGCGTGGTCAGGCACATGCTATCGCCATTAACATTGCGGAAATGAGCAAGCTGAGAACTCCTATAATCTGTATTGTGATTGGGGAAGGTGGAAGCGGTGGCGCGCTGGGAATCGGCGTGGGTGATAAGTTCTCTATCCTTGAATACGCCTATTGCTCAGTTATTTCACCTGAAGGTTGTGCGGCTATTTTGTGGAAAAGCAAAGATAGCACAGAAGAAGCTGCAAATGCACTGCATTTAACGGCAAAGGAGTTATACAAGTTGAAAATAGTAGACGAAGTCATCCCTGAACCAACAGGCGCGGCGCACAATAACCCGGAGGAGATGAGTAGGATATTGAAAGAAACAATAGTCCGGTATATAGAAGAACTCCAGGTGATACCTATAGACAAATTAGTCGATAAAAGATATCAAAAATATAGGAAAATTGGTAGTTTTCTGGGTGGAGAGTAA
- a CDS encoding prephenate dehydrogenase: protein MNFGVVAIVGAGLIGGSIGLGLKERGLATSVIGVGHRKTSIDKALKINAIDEGTLKAEEAVKQADIIILATSVSLIPDYAEKIIPLMKKSAILTDVGSTKDYIVSQINDKIRSQYDGVPPDFIGAHPLAGSEQRGIESARPDLFDGSVCVLTPTTLNIKENIKKLSDMWQALGAEVSIMSPSEHDEILAFVSHLPHFVASILAGVVKEKHWKFAASGLRDTTRIASGDPELWLSISRQNKEKIIDALRCFSEDVKSTLDDLEHGNDNNVLEKLIKAKTVRDKKKWKQE, encoded by the coding sequence GTGAACTTTGGAGTTGTTGCCATAGTTGGGGCGGGTTTAATAGGAGGTTCAATAGGACTTGGTCTGAAGGAGAGGGGTTTGGCAACTTCTGTCATAGGTGTTGGCCATCGTAAGACATCTATAGATAAAGCACTTAAGATCAATGCAATAGATGAAGGTACACTTAAAGCTGAAGAAGCGGTAAAACAGGCTGACATTATAATATTAGCAACTTCTGTGAGTCTCATACCTGACTATGCTGAGAAAATAATTCCCTTGATGAAAAAATCGGCAATTCTTACTGATGTCGGGAGTACAAAAGATTATATAGTTTCTCAGATAAACGATAAGATAAGGAGTCAATATGATGGGGTACCACCTGATTTCATAGGCGCTCATCCACTGGCCGGTTCGGAGCAGAGAGGTATCGAATCGGCAAGACCAGACCTTTTCGATGGTAGCGTCTGTGTGCTTACCCCGACAACTCTTAATATAAAAGAAAACATAAAAAAACTTTCAGATATGTGGCAGGCGCTGGGTGCTGAAGTCAGTATTATGTCTCCATCTGAACATGATGAAATTCTGGCATTTGTCAGCCACCTGCCTCATTTTGTCGCATCTATTCTTGCCGGTGTTGTTAAAGAGAAGCATTGGAAGTTTGCCGCCAGCGGTTTGAGAGATACTACCAGGATCGCTTCAGGAGATCCTGAACTGTGGTTGAGCATCAGCAGGCAGAATAAGGAAAAAATAATTGATGCGTTGAGATGCTTTTCTGAGGATGTAAAGTCTACTTTAGATGACCTGGAGCATGGAAATGATAATAATGTATTAGAAAAATTAATAAAGGCCAAGACGGTACGTGATAAGAAAAAATGGAAACAAGAATAG
- a CDS encoding AbrB/MazE/SpoVT family DNA-binding domain-containing protein, which yields MVIPKEIRDKIGIKPKQKVLLKVVKNHVEIEPIPGNPIDYFCGIFKRRNFSYNSIVKTKNQGQKA from the coding sequence TTGGTAATACCAAAAGAGATAAGAGATAAAATTGGTATAAAACCTAAACAGAAAGTACTGTTAAAGGTAGTAAAAAACCATGTAGAAATAGAACCTATTCCTGGCAATCCTATAGACTATTTTTGCGGTATATTTAAAAGAAGGAACTTCTCGTACAACAGCATTGTTAAAACAAAGAACCAAGGACAAAAAGCGTGA
- the purN gene encoding phosphoribosylglycinamide formyltransferase — MQYKNRPISRQKRTLNPNTPGNLPVSQTINLAVLVSGSGTTLQNLIDKIVNNTLNAIIRIVVSSSPDVYGIKRAEQNGIPAAIVHYKDYNQSETFSNKIIEEIEKYPVDLIILAGFLHLFKIPDAYTGKVMNIHPGLIPAFCGKGYYGHHVHKAAIESGVKISGCTVHFVDNEYDRGPIIIQKTVNVHADDTPDTLAQKVFKEECLAYPEAIRLFAEGRLKIEGRKVRVLNQ; from the coding sequence GTGCAATACAAAAACAGGCCGATATCTCGACAAAAGAGAACATTGAATCCCAATACACCAGGTAATTTACCTGTATCCCAAACCATTAATCTGGCAGTACTTGTATCCGGTAGCGGCACAACACTTCAGAACCTTATTGATAAAATAGTTAATAACACACTTAATGCCATAATCCGGATTGTCGTAAGCAGTTCTCCTGATGTCTATGGCATAAAGAGAGCGGAACAAAACGGTATTCCTGCGGCTATAGTTCATTACAAAGATTATAACCAGTCTGAAACTTTCAGTAACAAAATAATAGAAGAGATTGAAAAATATCCAGTAGATCTGATAATACTTGCCGGTTTTCTGCATCTTTTCAAAATACCAGATGCTTACACCGGCAAGGTGATGAACATTCACCCTGGATTAATTCCTGCTTTCTGCGGTAAAGGATATTATGGTCATCATGTCCATAAAGCCGCAATTGAAAGTGGTGTCAAAATCTCAGGTTGTACAGTCCATTTCGTTGATAACGAATATGATCGTGGGCCAATAATTATCCAGAAAACAGTAAATGTTCACGCAGATGACACTCCGGACACACTTGCACAAAAAGTCTTTAAAGAAGAGTGTTTAGCGTATCCTGAAGCAATACGCCTCTTTGCCGAAGGAAGATTAAAAATTGAGGGAAGAAAGGTCAGGGTTTTAAACCAATAA
- a CDS encoding Fic family protein yields MQGKPFKYFLEAKNHHEAIGFLLEVITETITHYNFVRIHPFDDGNGRCARILMNLILMKKTYPPAVIKNEESQIYLETLGMADRGDMASFVEFVTKS; encoded by the coding sequence GTGCAAGGCAAACCTTTTAAGTACTTCCTGGAAGCAAAAAACCACCACGAGGCCATAGGTTTTCTACTTGAAGTAATAACTGAAACAATTACCCACTATAATTTTGTAAGAATCCATCCTTTTGATGACGGCAACGGCAGATGCGCACGGATATTGATGAATCTAATCCTTATGAAGAAAACCTACCCTCCTGCTGTGATTAAGAATGAGGAAAGTCAGATTTATCTTGAAACATTAGGCATGGCAGATCGAGGGGACATGGCCTCATTTGTCGAATTTGTAACAAAGTCGTAA
- the pyrB gene encoding aspartate carbamoyltransferase — MSLKDKDIISILDFTKEEILYILEISGKMEKEDRHGILSGKILANLFFEPSTRTRLSFEAAMKRLGGEVIGFDDLGTTSTVKGESLRDSVKIIEGYCDIIVLRHFLEGASRLTADSVNIPVINAGDGASQHPTQTFVDLYTIQKSKGEIENLSIGFLGDLKYGRTAHSLAYALAHFNADMYFISPPSLRMPKDYLEELELKKVSFQEVNSISEVSDKLDILYCTRIQKERFAEPVEYEKVRGLYKLSKSVMDELNVKDGLKILHPLPRVDEMDESLDSTEYAVYFQQAHSGVPVREALLASVLGVIQ, encoded by the coding sequence ATAAGCTTAAAAGACAAAGATATAATCTCGATATTAGACTTTACGAAAGAAGAGATATTATATATTTTGGAAATATCAGGGAAGATGGAAAAAGAAGATCGCCATGGTATTTTAAGTGGAAAGATACTTGCAAACTTGTTCTTTGAACCTTCTACACGGACGAGACTCAGTTTTGAAGCGGCAATGAAACGGCTGGGAGGAGAAGTTATAGGGTTTGATGATTTAGGTACTACGTCTACCGTAAAAGGTGAATCGTTAAGGGATTCCGTTAAAATTATTGAGGGTTATTGTGATATTATTGTTTTAAGGCATTTTCTTGAGGGTGCTTCACGGCTTACGGCAGACTCAGTAAATATACCTGTTATTAATGCCGGTGATGGGGCGAGCCAGCATCCGACCCAAACATTTGTAGATCTTTATACTATACAGAAATCAAAAGGTGAGATTGAGAATCTGTCGATTGGATTTCTGGGTGACCTGAAATATGGCAGAACTGCTCACTCGCTGGCGTATGCTCTCGCTCATTTTAATGCTGATATGTACTTTATTTCACCTCCAAGTCTCAGAATGCCTAAAGACTATCTGGAGGAGTTGGAATTGAAGAAAGTTTCGTTTCAGGAAGTCAATTCTATATCTGAAGTCAGCGATAAGCTTGATATTCTCTATTGTACAAGGATACAGAAAGAGCGATTTGCTGAACCTGTGGAGTATGAGAAGGTAAGAGGACTTTATAAGCTCAGCAAATCAGTTATGGATGAGCTTAATGTTAAAGACGGCCTTAAAATACTTCATCCGTTGCCGAGAGTGGATGAGATGGATGAAAGCCTTGATTCCACAGAGTACGCGGTATATTTTCAACAGGCCCATAGTGGAGTTCCGGTAAGAGAAGCGCTTTTAGCCTCAGTACTAGGTGTTATACAATGA
- a CDS encoding DUF4878 domain-containing protein, protein MRKLTTIILILLISSPFFGFGKKTPDRIVIKYLKSLYSNNPKETYSYLSKADKNIISKNEFIKQNSLEDPFIQDIAKTVSSLRKYKINETVINCNYATVRITVTSPDMSKVYGEIFGPFQGPKNMKNTQNAARNLLKQFLKKGNVPMIKERGTFTLVNEGGFWKVLLNLKKSST, encoded by the coding sequence ATGAGAAAACTTACGACGATTATCTTGATTCTTCTGATTTCCAGTCCGTTCTTTGGCTTTGGGAAGAAAACGCCTGATCGAATAGTGATAAAATACCTGAAATCTCTCTATTCAAATAACCCGAAAGAAACATACAGCTATCTATCAAAAGCAGACAAAAATATAATAAGCAAAAATGAATTTATCAAACAGAATAGCCTTGAAGACCCTTTTATTCAGGATATTGCCAAAACCGTCTCATCGTTGCGTAAGTACAAAATAAATGAAACAGTAATTAATTGTAATTATGCGACAGTTAGAATCACAGTTACTTCTCCGGACATGTCTAAAGTTTATGGAGAGATATTTGGGCCTTTTCAAGGCCCGAAAAATATGAAAAACACTCAGAATGCGGCAAGAAACCTGCTAAAACAGTTCCTGAAAAAGGGCAACGTACCAATGATTAAAGAGAGAGGAACTTTTACTTTGGTAAATGAAGGCGGCTTCTGGAAAGTCCTCCTAAACCTGAAAAAAAGTAGTACTTAA
- a CDS encoding cofactor-independent phosphoglycerate mutase produces MKYCIIIPDGMADYKLERLNGRTPLEAARTPNMDDLSSNGILGVVNTVPEKFKPGSDIACLSVLGYNPEVYYTGRAPLESASLGIELGEKDWAVRCNLITANDGILEDFSAGHISDNEAKLIISILNESSTGKNVRFYAGKSYRNLMVYSGDVELEADCTPPHDIIGKPITQNLPKGKGSEVLLDLMQNSYQLLENHKVNKVRIDLGENPANMIWLWGQGRRPSLATFEELHGISGAVITGVDLLKGMANYIGWNIIDVPGATAYLDTDYDAKAQYAIKAIETHDLVLIHIEAPDEAGHEGNTHEKIRAIENIDKKIVGPVLDALKKHDDFRILVLPDHYTPISKRTHTSEPVPFAIYGSISGNKSKLTFSESNAEQTGLRVKKGYQLMSHFIEGTIS; encoded by the coding sequence ATGAAATATTGTATCATCATCCCGGATGGAATGGCCGATTATAAATTGGAGAGACTCAATGGAAGAACTCCTCTGGAAGCGGCTAGAACACCAAATATGGATGATTTATCATCTAATGGAATTTTAGGTGTCGTTAATACCGTACCTGAAAAATTTAAACCAGGCAGTGATATCGCTTGCCTTTCGGTATTAGGTTACAACCCGGAAGTCTATTATACGGGTAGAGCACCGCTTGAGTCTGCAAGCCTGGGTATCGAACTGGGGGAAAAGGATTGGGCCGTTCGTTGTAACCTGATCACGGCAAATGATGGTATTCTGGAAGACTTCAGTGCTGGTCATATTTCGGACAATGAGGCAAAACTTATCATCTCTATACTTAATGAAAGCTCAACAGGAAAAAACGTAAGATTCTATGCAGGAAAGAGTTATAGAAATTTAATGGTTTATAGCGGAGATGTTGAGCTAGAAGCTGACTGCACCCCCCCTCACGATATCATAGGTAAACCAATAACACAAAATTTACCGAAGGGTAAGGGTAGTGAAGTATTACTGGACTTAATGCAGAATTCTTACCAGTTACTTGAAAATCATAAGGTAAATAAAGTCAGGATTGATCTCGGGGAAAACCCGGCAAATATGATCTGGTTGTGGGGACAGGGGCGGCGTCCATCATTAGCAACTTTTGAGGAGTTACATGGAATCTCTGGCGCAGTCATAACAGGTGTAGATTTATTAAAAGGCATGGCGAATTATATTGGTTGGAACATTATAGATGTGCCTGGAGCCACTGCATATTTAGACACAGACTATGACGCGAAAGCACAATATGCGATCAAAGCGATAGAGACACATGATCTGGTTTTAATACATATTGAAGCACCGGATGAAGCGGGACACGAAGGAAATACTCATGAAAAGATCCGGGCAATTGAAAATATTGATAAAAAAATCGTCGGTCCTGTTCTAGACGCACTGAAGAAGCATGATGACTTTCGAATTCTAGTCCTCCCAGACCATTATACACCAATAAGCAAGCGCACCCACACTTCAGAGCCGGTACCTTTTGCCATTTATGGCTCTATTTCAGGTAACAAAAGTAAACTGACATTCTCTGAATCAAACGCGGAACAGACCGGATTGAGGGTAAAAAAAGGGTATCAATTAATGAGTCATTTTATTGAAGGGACTATCTCTTAA
- a CDS encoding PIN domain-containing protein has protein sequence MKKKYLLDTYALLAYLKEENSYEKVKNPLSSDNTQMLMNEITIGETFYILERGRGMEKAEYFLNIFFHHCPK, from the coding sequence GTGAAGAAAAAATATTTGCTTGATACATACGCTCTTCTTGCATATCTAAAAGAGGAAAATAGTTATGAAAAAGTAAAAAATCCTCTTTCTTCAGACAATACGCAAATGTTAATGAACGAAATAACTATCGGTGAAACATTTTATATTCTTGAAAGGGGGCGAGGTATGGAAAAAGCAGAATACTTTTTGAATATTTTTTTCCATCACTGCCCAAAATAA
- a CDS encoding tetratricopeptide repeat protein produces MKIKLLSDTKQFPFLPVSKLLIISIICLILVQKSTPSSAVSVLRVEPSVIELQNLAFYNLRRGKYVEVFKNCEELLTINKKSILAYELLQVAYASIGNVDRAQELIDSLKDVSSNLSLAHLSKGIILLSQKKFDKAIEECRESINLDKDNPLALYYLGRIYSDKKEFEKADEYFRKAVESEPELALAYTGLGVNYLLLGNAEESFKNYNKALEIDQNEHMARMGLATIFIGLKNYNNAIEQFKLVIKKVPTFIRARQSLAALYLQLGKFQDAIEQANEILEINADIAPAYLILARSFSYLDNFDDAVKSIKKFIENQKTSFEGNYLLSTFYLASGDIKSAKSAIEKTEKIDATRGNMMIAMALINHIEGNYNQAEVYLKKAQKLTPEIHQPMINIFLTNLYLSLEKYKSAEKSLKISDNFINGFKSNNLDLKSDEEKAKSFAHTNLAIFFYLNKWYDKTIKMCDAALVIHPDNPVTLYVKGKTFIDKKDFSQAFIQFNKIVEVNPDFLSPHYDLARLYLIMGKTEKSIEEYNKLTKLDPKNASVYLSLGNIYSRQGKTDKALEKYRQFITLAPDSPIGHNELAYHYAESETNLDEGLEHALKAAKLSPKEPSILDTLGWVYFKKGDYNKAIENLKSASVLSPNRPTIRYHLGMAYYKNGDIKNALNEFNNSLKISGRFKETSKVKEMVTLIEGKLSRTEEKN; encoded by the coding sequence ATGAAAATTAAACTTTTATCAGACACAAAACAGTTTCCATTTTTACCTGTCAGCAAGCTTTTGATTATTTCAATAATTTGCCTTATTTTAGTACAGAAAAGCACTCCGTCCTCTGCTGTTTCTGTATTGAGAGTTGAACCTTCAGTAATCGAACTCCAGAACCTGGCATTTTATAACTTAAGAAGAGGAAAATATGTTGAGGTTTTCAAGAACTGTGAAGAATTACTGACAATCAACAAAAAGAGTATTCTCGCCTATGAGCTACTTCAAGTCGCGTATGCCAGTATCGGTAACGTTGACAGGGCACAGGAGTTGATTGATTCATTAAAAGATGTTTCAAGTAATCTATCGCTTGCACATCTCTCCAAAGGTATAATCCTGCTTTCTCAGAAGAAATTTGACAAAGCAATTGAAGAGTGCCGGGAATCTATAAACTTAGACAAAGACAACCCCCTCGCACTCTATTACCTCGGAAGGATATATTCAGACAAGAAAGAGTTTGAAAAAGCAGATGAATATTTCAGGAAAGCGGTTGAGAGTGAACCGGAACTTGCTTTGGCTTACACAGGTCTTGGCGTAAACTACCTGCTCCTGGGAAATGCAGAAGAGTCCTTCAAAAACTATAACAAAGCCCTTGAAATTGACCAGAATGAGCATATGGCGCGGATGGGCCTTGCAACAATATTTATAGGGTTGAAGAACTATAACAACGCTATAGAACAATTTAAACTTGTAATTAAAAAAGTCCCCACTTTTATCAGGGCGCGTCAGAGCCTTGCCGCACTTTATCTTCAACTTGGGAAATTCCAGGACGCAATCGAACAAGCTAACGAAATCCTTGAAATTAATGCAGACATTGCACCCGCATATCTGATTCTGGCCAGATCTTTTTCATATTTGGACAACTTTGATGATGCCGTCAAAAGTATTAAAAAGTTTATAGAAAATCAGAAAACTAGCTTTGAGGGGAATTATCTATTAAGCACTTTTTATTTGGCAAGCGGAGATATTAAATCAGCAAAAAGCGCAATAGAGAAAACCGAAAAAATAGATGCGACAAGAGGCAACATGATGATAGCCATGGCGCTGATCAATCACATTGAAGGTAATTATAATCAGGCAGAAGTTTATCTGAAAAAAGCGCAGAAACTTACTCCGGAAATCCATCAACCGATGATCAACATTTTTTTAACAAACCTCTACCTCTCACTAGAGAAGTACAAATCGGCAGAAAAGAGTTTAAAAATCTCCGATAATTTCATTAATGGATTCAAGTCAAATAATCTTGATCTGAAATCTGATGAAGAAAAAGCAAAATCCTTTGCCCACACAAACCTGGCAATTTTCTTCTATCTGAATAAATGGTATGACAAGACAATTAAGATGTGTGACGCGGCATTAGTTATCCATCCGGATAATCCTGTCACTTTGTATGTAAAGGGTAAAACATTTATTGATAAGAAAGATTTCAGTCAGGCATTTATACAATTTAATAAAATAGTTGAAGTAAATCCGGACTTCTTATCTCCACACTATGATTTAGCAAGGCTTTATCTGATAATGGGCAAAACAGAAAAATCTATTGAAGAATACAATAAATTGACAAAGTTAGACCCGAAAAACGCGTCAGTCTACCTATCGCTCGGAAATATCTATTCCAGACAGGGGAAAACCGATAAAGCCCTGGAAAAATACAGACAGTTTATTACATTGGCACCAGACTCTCCTATTGGACATAATGAACTGGCGTATCACTACGCTGAAAGTGAAACTAATCTTGATGAAGGACTGGAACATGCCCTGAAAGCAGCAAAGCTATCGCCAAAGGAACCGTCAATCCTTGACACATTGGGCTGGGTATACTTCAAAAAAGGCGATTATAACAAAGCCATCGAAAACCTGAAATCTGCAAGTGTATTAAGTCCAAACAGACCAACAATACGGTACCATCTTGGAATGGCGTATTATAAAAACGGTGATATCAAAAACGCTTTAAATGAATTTAACAATTCCCTGAAAATTTCTGGAAGATTTAAAGAGACATCAAAAGTGAAGGAGATGGTTACATTAATTGAAGGCAAATTGAGTCGGACAGAGGAGAAAAATTAA